The proteins below come from a single Streptomyces tubercidicus genomic window:
- a CDS encoding WXG100 family type VII secretion target — translation MSGDESVAEQVYEAGLEIINPGGEPEVLRAAAKGWRDLYENLRTMFKDMDREVQRTLDSHWQGPAADAFAEHWKNLDAAMGKTLPQLPAAAKSLDEAAEAIEEINSEIHEIYLEIGISIGISVGLSFLTMGFSAAAGAARAAQLATKAAKLAKTLGTILRKVGQAFQTVSRLAKEHRFLKNVLVTWASNTGSTVMANSLMGKETDIGEAVWQGGLSSVAGTGPALGIGKAVGGMRGAVLGGAAGNVTGGLAVDGARTALGEHVSGDEFLGNALVNSATGGAGGAAVHAANGHLPAGHEGPHFSVDGIINGTVYGAGGVAGQPLKDALTHAGEESKDTVAPGDPAKKSVRDVFG, via the coding sequence ATGAGCGGTGACGAGTCGGTAGCGGAGCAGGTCTACGAAGCCGGCCTGGAAATCATCAATCCCGGCGGCGAACCCGAGGTGCTGCGCGCGGCCGCCAAGGGCTGGCGGGACCTCTACGAAAACCTCCGGACCATGTTCAAGGACATGGACCGCGAAGTGCAGCGCACCTTGGACTCCCATTGGCAGGGCCCCGCGGCGGACGCGTTCGCGGAACACTGGAAGAATCTCGACGCTGCGATGGGCAAGACCTTGCCCCAATTGCCCGCGGCGGCGAAGAGTCTCGATGAGGCCGCGGAGGCGATCGAGGAGATCAACAGCGAGATCCACGAGATCTATCTGGAGATCGGTATCTCCATCGGCATCTCCGTCGGCCTGTCCTTCCTGACCATGGGCTTCTCGGCGGCCGCGGGGGCCGCCCGAGCCGCCCAACTGGCGACCAAGGCCGCCAAGTTGGCGAAGACCCTCGGCACGATCCTGCGCAAGGTCGGCCAGGCTTTCCAGACCGTCTCCCGTCTGGCGAAGGAGCACCGATTCCTCAAAAACGTCCTGGTCACCTGGGCGAGCAATACCGGCTCCACGGTCATGGCGAACAGCCTGATGGGAAAGGAGACCGATATCGGCGAGGCGGTCTGGCAGGGCGGTCTCTCCTCGGTCGCCGGTACCGGACCCGCACTCGGCATCGGCAAGGCAGTGGGCGGAATGCGGGGCGCCGTCCTCGGCGGAGCCGCCGGCAACGTCACCGGCGGACTGGCCGTCGACGGGGCGAGGACCGCGCTGGGGGAGCATGTCAGCGGCGATGAATTCCTCGGCAATGCCCTCGTCAACAGCGCCACCGGGGGCGCGGGAGGCGCCGCGGTGCACGCCGCCAACGGCCATCTCCCGGCCGGCCACGAGGGCCCGCACTTCTCGGTCGACGGCATCATCAACGGCACCGTCTACGGCGCCGGCGGGGTGGCCGGCCAGCCTCTCAAGGACGCGCTCACCCATGCCGGGGAAGAATCCAAGGACACGGTCGCCCCGGGTGACCCGGCCAAGAAGAGCGTGAGGGACGTTTTCGGGTGA
- a CDS encoding alpha/beta fold hydrolase — protein MLEQMRDQELAEPTEEQFQRSREQLAGHFAAWPEPVREPLVERHLATWRVASRENQNLYDEVAEEFRRAPSTPGVPLIVLSAMGHDATQAHLWPEEVLHEINEGKRALHAELAAETPLGEHRVLDDAGHGWLHEERPDAVLQAFNDLLGRVR, from the coding sequence ATGCTGGAGCAGATGCGGGACCAGGAGCTGGCGGAGCCCACGGAGGAGCAGTTCCAGCGGTCCCGTGAGCAGCTGGCAGGCCACTTCGCGGCCTGGCCGGAGCCCGTGCGCGAGCCGCTCGTCGAACGTCATCTCGCCACCTGGCGGGTCGCCTCACGCGAGAACCAGAACCTCTACGACGAGGTCGCCGAGGAGTTCCGGCGCGCACCCAGTACCCCCGGTGTACCGCTGATCGTGCTCTCCGCCATGGGGCACGACGCCACACAGGCCCACCTCTGGCCGGAAGAAGTGCTGCACGAGATCAACGAAGGCAAACGCGCGCTGCACGCGGAACTGGCCGCCGAGACCCCGCTCGGCGAACACCGCGTCCTCGATGACGCAGGGCACGGCTGGCTCCATGAGGAACGCCCGGATGCCGTGCTCCAGGCGTTCAACGACCTGCTCGGCCGAGTGCGTTGA
- a CDS encoding DUF6131 family protein, which produces MIILGVILLVIGFLTGIGILWILGIILAVIGAILWGLGAMGHAVAGRKHYW; this is translated from the coding sequence GTGATCATTCTCGGAGTCATCCTGCTTGTCATCGGATTCCTGACCGGCATCGGCATTCTGTGGATCCTCGGAATCATCCTCGCCGTCATCGGCGCCATTCTCTGGGGCCTAGGCGCCATGGGACACGCGGTCGCGGGCCGCAAGCACTACTGGTAG
- the dhaM gene encoding dihydroxyacetone kinase phosphoryl donor subunit DhaM, with product MSAETGGGAGAPVGVVLVSHSGPVAESVAALATGLAGGGDTVPVAAAGGTPDGGLGTSAELITEAARTVDRGAGVAILVDLGSAVLTVKALIAEGDELPEGARLVDAPFVEGAVAAVVTASAGADLDAVAAAAGEAYGYRKE from the coding sequence GTGAGCGCGGAGACGGGCGGCGGCGCGGGCGCGCCGGTCGGCGTGGTGCTGGTGTCGCACAGCGGGCCGGTCGCGGAGTCGGTGGCGGCGCTGGCGACCGGCCTGGCCGGCGGCGGGGACACGGTGCCGGTGGCCGCCGCGGGCGGCACCCCGGACGGCGGTCTCGGCACGAGCGCGGAGCTGATCACCGAGGCGGCGCGGACGGTGGACCGTGGCGCGGGCGTGGCGATCCTGGTCGATCTGGGCAGCGCCGTACTGACCGTGAAGGCCCTGATCGCCGAGGGGGACGAACTCCCCGAGGGCGCACGGCTGGTGGACGCGCCGTTCGTGGAGGGCGCGGTGGCCGCCGTGGTCACCGCCTCGGCCGGGGCGGACCTGGACGCGGTCGCGGCGGCGGCCGGGGAGGCGTACGGCTACCGGAAGGAGTGA
- a CDS encoding SAM-dependent methyltransferase, whose amino-acid sequence MSEHDSVVDLQLDRAHSSRIYDYFLGGKTNFLADRMAAGRVLGVFPAALVAARINREFMHRATRALAASGLRQFLDIGTGIPTPPNLHDIAQGIAPDARVVYTDNDPIVLAHAAALLLSTAEGRTAYVQADVNDPAGILTAPQLLDTLDLTRPVALSLNALMHFVPDDGQDRAHTIVETLKAALPSGSTLALSHATPDFSPEAMRQIVTIYGATGTRLQFRSRAEVLRFFDGWELLEPGLTLSHQWRPDHPEDATHVTDAEAACYAGVARKP is encoded by the coding sequence ATGAGCGAGCACGATTCCGTGGTGGACCTACAGCTGGACCGGGCCCACTCGTCCCGGATCTATGACTACTTCCTGGGGGGCAAGACCAACTTCCTGGCCGACCGGATGGCCGCCGGAAGAGTGCTGGGAGTCTTCCCCGCCGCGCTGGTCGCCGCCCGCATCAACCGGGAGTTCATGCACCGCGCCACCCGGGCCCTCGCCGCCTCCGGTCTCCGGCAGTTCCTCGACATCGGCACCGGCATCCCCACTCCGCCGAACCTCCACGACATCGCCCAGGGCATCGCCCCCGACGCCCGGGTCGTCTACACCGACAACGACCCGATCGTCCTCGCGCACGCCGCGGCCCTGCTGCTGAGCACCGCCGAGGGCCGCACCGCGTACGTCCAGGCCGACGTCAACGACCCCGCGGGCATCCTCACCGCACCACAGCTCCTCGACACCCTCGATCTGACCCGCCCGGTCGCGCTCAGCCTGAACGCGCTGATGCACTTCGTCCCCGACGACGGACAGGACCGCGCCCACACCATCGTCGAGACCCTCAAGGCCGCACTCCCCAGCGGCAGCACCCTGGCGCTGAGCCATGCCACCCCGGACTTCAGCCCCGAGGCGATGCGGCAGATCGTCACGATCTACGGCGCGACGGGCACCCGGCTCCAGTTCCGCTCCCGCGCCGAGGTCCTGCGCTTCTTCGACGGCTGGGAACTGCTGGAACCGGGCCTCACACTCTCCCACCAGTGGCGCCCCGACCACCCCGAGGACGCCACCCATGTCACCGACGCGGAGGCCGCCTGTTACGCGGGCGTCGCCCGCAAACCCTGA
- the dhaK gene encoding dihydroxyacetone kinase subunit DhaK: MKMLINVAETVVTDALRGMAAAHPELVVDAENRVIVRRDAPVADKVALVSGGGSGHEPLHGGFVGPGMLDAACPGEVFTSPVPDQMVRAAAAVDSGQGVLFLVKNYTGDVLNFQMAAELAEDEGVQVASVLIDDDVAVTDSTFTAGRRGTGATLFVEKIAGAAAEEGMPLERVEALARQVVASSRSFGVALSACTTPAKGSPTFDLPAGELELGVGIHGEPGRERRAMMTSHEIADFAVDAILEDLDPRLPVLVLVNGMGATPLLELYGFNAEVRRVLDERGVAVARTLVGNYVTSLDMAGCSVTLCQVDGELLRLWDAPVETAGLRWGR, translated from the coding sequence GTGAAGATGCTGATCAACGTCGCCGAGACCGTGGTCACCGATGCGCTGCGGGGGATGGCCGCGGCGCACCCCGAGCTGGTGGTGGATGCCGAGAACCGGGTGATCGTGCGGCGGGACGCGCCGGTGGCGGACAAGGTGGCGCTGGTGTCCGGGGGCGGCAGTGGGCATGAGCCGCTGCACGGGGGGTTCGTCGGGCCCGGCATGCTGGACGCCGCCTGTCCGGGTGAGGTCTTCACCTCGCCGGTGCCCGACCAGATGGTGCGCGCCGCGGCGGCCGTGGACAGCGGCCAGGGTGTGCTGTTCTTGGTGAAGAACTACACCGGGGACGTCCTCAACTTCCAGATGGCGGCGGAGCTGGCGGAGGACGAGGGGGTGCAGGTGGCCAGTGTGCTCATCGATGACGATGTCGCGGTGACCGACTCGACGTTCACGGCGGGGCGGCGCGGCACCGGAGCGACGCTCTTCGTGGAGAAGATCGCCGGTGCGGCGGCCGAGGAGGGCATGCCGCTGGAGCGGGTGGAGGCGCTGGCCCGGCAGGTCGTGGCGTCGTCGCGCAGCTTCGGGGTGGCGCTGAGCGCCTGTACGACCCCGGCGAAGGGCAGCCCGACGTTCGATCTCCCGGCCGGGGAGCTGGAGTTGGGGGTCGGGATCCACGGCGAGCCGGGGCGGGAGCGGCGCGCGATGATGACCTCGCACGAGATCGCGGACTTCGCGGTGGACGCGATTCTGGAGGATCTGGACCCGCGGCTGCCGGTGCTGGTGCTGGTCAACGGCATGGGGGCGACACCGCTGCTGGAGCTGTACGGATTCAACGCGGAGGTCCGCCGGGTGCTCGACGAGCGGGGCGTGGCGGTGGCCCGCACGCTCGTCGGGAACTATGTGACCTCGCTGGACATGGCGGGCTGCTCGGTGACGCTGTGCCAGGTCGACGGGGAGCTGCTGCGGCTGTGGGACGCGCCGGTGGAGACGGCGGGGCTCCGCTGGGGGCGCTGA
- a CDS encoding phytoene desaturase family protein yields the protein MPDAVVIGAGPNGLVAANLLADAGWTVEVLEEQEEPGGAVRSDRAVHPDFVNDLCSSFYPLAAASPVLGALDLYEEGLVWSHAPQVLAHPLTDGRCALLRRATADTAAGLETFGTGDGAAWQGLCETWDRVGGELIGALFTPFPPLRALTRLAARVRGAGGLRLARMMLLPVRRLGEEEFRGEAGRLLLAGNALHADLAPEAAGSGGFGWLMSMLGQRYGFPVPAGGAQSLTTALVRRLQRRGGVLRCGERVDEIVIRSGRAVAVRTAIGETVPGRRAVVADVSVPALYGRLVDARHLPGRLTADLRRFQWDFATFKVDWALGGPVPWTAEEAATAGTVHLADGMDELTRFTAQIAAGQVPDRPFALFGQMTTADATRSPPGTEAAWAYTHVPHRIRGDAGEDGIGGAWGQGEQAAMADRLEEQVERFAPGFRSRIKARRILAPPAFEAMDANLHGGALNGGTAALHQQLVFRPLPGQARPETPIAGLYLASAGAHPGGGVHGAPGANAARAALRTRAPGRALSRAQRALHHGAGHTSRRERER from the coding sequence ATGCCGGACGCAGTGGTGATCGGTGCCGGGCCCAATGGACTTGTCGCGGCGAATCTGCTGGCCGACGCCGGGTGGACGGTGGAGGTGCTGGAGGAGCAGGAGGAGCCGGGCGGGGCGGTTCGGAGCGACCGTGCGGTGCACCCTGACTTCGTCAACGATCTGTGCAGTTCGTTCTATCCGTTGGCCGCCGCCTCCCCGGTCCTCGGCGCCCTGGACCTGTATGAAGAGGGGCTGGTCTGGAGTCATGCGCCCCAGGTGCTGGCTCATCCGCTGACCGATGGCCGCTGTGCGCTGCTGCGGCGCGCCACCGCCGACACGGCCGCCGGGCTGGAGACCTTCGGCACCGGTGACGGCGCGGCCTGGCAGGGGTTGTGTGAGACCTGGGACCGGGTCGGCGGCGAGCTCATCGGCGCGCTGTTCACGCCCTTCCCGCCGCTGCGGGCCCTGACCCGGCTCGCCGCCCGGGTCCGCGGCGCCGGTGGGCTGCGCCTGGCGCGGATGATGCTGCTGCCCGTACGGCGCCTGGGCGAGGAGGAGTTCCGGGGTGAGGCAGGACGGCTGCTGCTGGCGGGCAATGCGTTGCATGCCGACCTCGCCCCCGAGGCCGCGGGCAGCGGCGGTTTCGGCTGGCTGATGTCGATGCTCGGCCAGCGCTACGGGTTTCCGGTCCCGGCCGGTGGTGCCCAGTCGCTCACCACGGCCCTGGTGCGGCGGCTGCAGCGCCGGGGCGGGGTGCTGCGTTGCGGGGAGCGGGTGGACGAGATCGTCATACGCTCCGGGCGCGCGGTGGCGGTGCGCACCGCGATCGGTGAGACCGTGCCGGGCCGCCGCGCCGTAGTGGCGGATGTGTCCGTGCCCGCGCTGTACGGCCGACTGGTCGATGCCCGGCATCTCCCCGGCCGGCTGACGGCGGACCTGCGGCGCTTCCAATGGGACTTCGCCACCTTCAAGGTGGACTGGGCGCTTGGCGGCCCGGTGCCGTGGACCGCCGAGGAGGCCGCCACCGCGGGCACCGTGCACCTGGCCGACGGAATGGACGAACTCACCCGCTTCACCGCCCAGATCGCCGCCGGGCAGGTGCCCGACCGGCCGTTCGCCCTGTTCGGCCAGATGACCACGGCGGACGCCACCCGCTCCCCGCCCGGTACCGAGGCGGCCTGGGCCTACACCCACGTACCCCACCGCATCCGGGGGGACGCGGGCGAGGACGGGATCGGCGGAGCCTGGGGCCAGGGGGAGCAGGCGGCGATGGCGGACCGGCTGGAGGAGCAGGTCGAGCGCTTCGCGCCGGGCTTCCGGTCCCGGATCAAGGCGCGCCGAATTCTCGCCCCGCCCGCGTTCGAGGCGATGGACGCCAACTTGCACGGGGGTGCCCTCAACGGCGGCACGGCCGCCCTCCACCAGCAGCTGGTGTTCCGTCCGCTGCCGGGCCAGGCCCGCCCGGAAACCCCCATAGCGGGCCTCTACTTGGCCTCCGCCGGAGCCCATCCGGGCGGCGGGGTGCACGGCGCCCCCGGCGCCAACGCGGCCCGCGCGGCGCTCCGCACCCGCGCCCCGGGCCGCGCCCTCAGCCGGGCACAGCGCGCACTCCACCACGGCGCCGGACACACATCCCGGCGGGAGAGGGAGAGGTGA
- the dhaL gene encoding dihydroxyacetone kinase subunit DhaL — MLDAAFFVRWMTAAAAVIDREADRLTELDSPIGDADHGRNMQRGFAAVVKVLETEPPATPGAVLIAAGRQLISSVGGASGPLYGTLLRRAGKALGEAPQASPEELRSALAAGVTAVGQLGGSAPGDKTMLDALTPGVVALADSFDAAAAAAQEGALATVPMQARKGRASYLGERSIGHQDPGATSSALLFATLAEVAK, encoded by the coding sequence GTGCTGGATGCCGCGTTCTTCGTACGCTGGATGACGGCGGCGGCCGCCGTCATCGACCGGGAGGCCGACCGGCTCACCGAGCTGGACTCGCCCATCGGTGACGCCGACCACGGAAGGAATATGCAGCGCGGCTTCGCGGCCGTGGTCAAGGTGCTGGAGACGGAGCCCCCGGCGACGCCCGGTGCGGTACTGATCGCCGCCGGACGGCAGTTGATCTCCAGTGTGGGCGGCGCGTCCGGACCGCTCTACGGGACGCTGCTGCGGCGGGCCGGCAAGGCGCTGGGCGAGGCGCCGCAGGCGTCGCCGGAGGAGCTGCGGTCGGCGCTGGCCGCCGGGGTGACCGCGGTGGGCCAGCTCGGCGGTTCGGCGCCGGGTGACAAGACGATGCTCGACGCGCTGACGCCCGGCGTCGTGGCGCTGGCGGACTCCTTCGACGCGGCGGCCGCGGCCGCCCAGGAGGGCGCGCTGGCCACCGTACCGATGCAGGCCAGAAAGGGCCGGGCGAGCTATCTGGGCGAGCGCAGCATCGGGCATCAGGATCCGGGAGCGACGTCCTCGGCGCTGCTGTTCGCGACGCTGGCGGAGGTGGCCAAGTGA
- a CDS encoding ArsR family transcriptional regulator: MELADGGVLDVADEQRVRGAVERRYRLRRERAVIDADTAASVSVADHRRVFAVAMATLLAEFNAYLDREGADPTADLVGYRQHALWLSPDERAELIGEMREVLVSRMGNEPSPERTRHLLSPVLFPAEEPPAVD, encoded by the coding sequence GTGGAGCTGGCCGACGGCGGTGTGCTGGACGTGGCGGACGAGCAGCGGGTGCGTGGCGCCGTCGAGCGCCGGTACCGGCTGCGGCGGGAGCGGGCGGTGATCGACGCCGATACCGCGGCGTCGGTGTCGGTGGCGGATCACCGGCGGGTGTTCGCCGTGGCCATGGCCACACTGCTGGCCGAATTCAACGCCTACCTCGACCGGGAGGGCGCCGACCCGACGGCCGACTTGGTCGGCTACCGCCAGCACGCGCTCTGGCTCAGCCCGGACGAACGTGCCGAACTGATCGGCGAGATGCGTGAGGTGCTCGTCTCCCGGATGGGCAACGAGCCTTCGCCCGAGCGGACCCGGCATCTGCTCAGCCCGGTCCTCTTTCCCGCCGAGGAACCGCCCGCGGTCGACTAG
- a CDS encoding serine/threonine-protein kinase: MSRGSRLTAHSTVSTSLALCSDRTLRELVDAAVPIGSGIGGKSALLEVAGTPVFVKRVPLTDPERQPEHVRSTANLFDLPVFCQYGIGAIGGPGFGAWRELAVHAMTTNWVLAAEYEGFPLMYHWRVLPDSTPLPEELADVERAVAYWGDGSQVRNRILALQQSSASVALFLEYIPQNLHQWLGTQVEAGDQTANRAFAMVERELAAGTSFMNSRGLLHFDAHFENILTDGQRLYFADYGLALSSGFELSQDEADFFDRHQTYDRCYTATYLVNWLVTALYGYQREDGEGRYALVHACAEGKRPTGIPEEAAAIIARHAPIAAVMSGFNRKFQRQSRQTPYPLEEIRQLGGMHSSSIY, encoded by the coding sequence ATGTCGCGCGGTTCGCGCCTGACCGCCCATAGCACTGTCTCGACATCCCTGGCCTTGTGCAGTGATCGCACGCTGCGCGAGCTCGTGGACGCGGCCGTGCCGATCGGATCCGGCATCGGCGGGAAATCAGCCTTGCTGGAGGTCGCCGGTACCCCGGTCTTCGTGAAACGGGTGCCCCTCACCGATCCGGAGAGGCAACCTGAGCACGTCCGGTCCACGGCGAATCTGTTCGATCTGCCCGTCTTCTGCCAGTACGGTATCGGCGCCATCGGCGGGCCGGGCTTCGGGGCCTGGAGGGAACTCGCCGTGCACGCCATGACGACGAACTGGGTGCTCGCGGCGGAATACGAGGGCTTCCCCCTGATGTACCACTGGCGGGTGCTGCCCGACTCGACGCCCCTGCCCGAGGAACTTGCCGACGTCGAACGGGCCGTCGCCTACTGGGGCGACGGATCGCAGGTGCGCAACCGGATCCTGGCTCTCCAGCAGTCCTCGGCGAGCGTCGCGCTGTTCCTGGAGTACATCCCGCAGAACCTGCACCAGTGGCTGGGCACCCAGGTCGAAGCAGGAGACCAAACCGCCAACCGAGCCTTTGCCATGGTGGAGAGGGAACTGGCAGCTGGCACCTCCTTCATGAACAGCCGCGGGCTCCTTCACTTCGACGCGCACTTCGAGAACATCCTGACCGACGGCCAGCGCCTCTACTTCGCGGACTACGGCCTCGCCCTGTCCTCCGGGTTCGAGCTGTCGCAGGACGAGGCCGACTTCTTCGACCGGCACCAGACCTACGACCGCTGTTACACCGCCACGTATCTGGTGAACTGGCTGGTCACCGCCCTGTACGGGTACCAGAGGGAGGACGGGGAGGGCCGCTACGCGCTGGTGCACGCCTGCGCAGAGGGCAAGCGCCCCACAGGAATCCCAGAGGAGGCCGCGGCGATCATCGCCCGGCACGCGCCGATCGCCGCAGTGATGTCCGGCTTCAACCGCAAGTTCCAGCGCCAGAGCAGGCAGACCCCATACCCGCTAGAGGAGATCCGCCAGCTTGGCGGGATGCACAGCTCCTCCATTTACTGA
- a CDS encoding SRPBCC family protein — translation MAVRHQLVKRAPEELWAVLADPSHYEDWVVGTARTRPEDGNWPEVGATLAYTVRVGPWEVGGHTVVRRSDPPRTLELEVDSGWLGTARIALEVRPWGTDSLVIVDEHPLTGPGGRLHNAALDALLQLRHRSMLSRLAEVAEAAEVAEAAPVRAPTGA, via the coding sequence ATGGCCGTACGACACCAGCTGGTCAAGCGGGCGCCCGAGGAGTTGTGGGCGGTGCTCGCCGACCCTTCCCACTACGAGGACTGGGTGGTCGGAACCGCTCGTACGCGGCCGGAGGACGGTAACTGGCCGGAGGTCGGGGCGACGCTCGCCTATACGGTGCGGGTGGGGCCCTGGGAGGTCGGCGGGCACACCGTTGTCCGCCGCAGTGACCCGCCGCGCACTCTCGAACTGGAGGTGGACAGCGGTTGGCTGGGCACCGCCCGGATCGCCCTTGAGGTGCGCCCCTGGGGCACGGATTCCCTGGTCATCGTCGATGAACATCCGCTGACCGGGCCGGGCGGACGGCTGCACAACGCGGCCCTGGACGCCCTGCTGCAGCTGCGCCATCGCAGCATGCTCAGCAGGCTGGCGGAAGTGGCCGAAGCGGCCGAAGTGGCCGAGGCGGCCCCGGTCAGGGCACCCACCGGAGCTTGA
- a CDS encoding RNA polymerase sigma factor yields MSADRDRPLPACAPAHVRSAELSPLPRCSLPPSASTPFDRRLSITFEAFLATHARKWLTYAYLHTGSEAAAREVTQAAYGQLSRLWPHALRQASVEAYAWSVLKERVVEWLYDHHQPTALTETAAFAVVTHALLRECQQQFAMLESQLGLYAAIARLPERQCDVIVLRHVIGYSDAQIGSLLGVDEVTVRSYASRGKRKLAAALGIDQGNARGN; encoded by the coding sequence GTGAGCGCAGACCGGGACCGACCGCTGCCGGCGTGCGCTCCGGCGCATGTCCGTAGCGCGGAGTTATCTCCACTCCCCCGCTGCTCGCTCCCGCCCTCCGCTTCGACCCCGTTCGACCGCCGACTGTCGATCACTTTTGAGGCGTTCCTGGCCACGCATGCACGGAAGTGGCTGACCTACGCCTATCTGCACACGGGCAGTGAGGCCGCGGCCCGTGAGGTGACCCAGGCGGCGTACGGGCAGCTCAGCCGGCTGTGGCCGCATGCGCTGCGGCAGGCGTCGGTGGAGGCGTACGCCTGGTCGGTCCTCAAGGAACGCGTCGTGGAGTGGCTGTACGACCACCACCAGCCGACCGCGCTCACCGAAACCGCCGCCTTCGCCGTCGTCACCCATGCCCTGCTGCGCGAGTGCCAGCAGCAATTCGCCATGCTGGAGAGCCAGTTGGGGCTGTATGCGGCCATTGCCCGGCTGCCGGAGCGGCAGTGCGATGTGATCGTGCTGCGCCATGTCATCGGGTACAGCGACGCCCAGATCGGCTCGCTGCTCGGCGTCGACGAAGTCACCGTCCGCTCCTATGCGAGCCGCGGCAAGCGCAAACTCGCCGCCGCGCTCGGTATCGATCAGGGAAACGCAAGGGGGAACTGA